A stretch of Acidimicrobiales bacterium DNA encodes these proteins:
- a CDS encoding MgtC/SapB family protein, with protein sequence MPSEATVIIRVLIGTALGFVLGFERGVRGSAAGDRTFSLVGASAAAVTALFYRSSPQAVAGVVTGIGFIGGGVVLHGQGTLIRGVTTAATVFATAAAGILVGAGRPLAAVVLVLLLLMILEIRFMPGLRILDSQHYRGRFQQDDQPPPT encoded by the coding sequence GTGCCGTCCGAGGCAACGGTCATTATCCGGGTGCTGATCGGCACAGCTTTGGGATTCGTGCTCGGCTTCGAGCGGGGAGTGCGCGGGTCGGCCGCCGGCGATCGGACTTTCTCACTGGTCGGTGCGTCGGCGGCGGCGGTCACCGCGCTCTTCTACAGAAGTTCGCCGCAAGCGGTGGCAGGCGTGGTCACCGGAATCGGCTTCATCGGTGGCGGTGTGGTTCTGCACGGCCAGGGCACCCTGATCAGGGGGGTGACCACGGCGGCGACGGTTTTCGCCACCGCTGCCGCCGGTATTCTCGTTGGAGCGGGAAGACCGCTTGCCGCGGTGGTGCTGGTGCTGTTGTTGCTGATGATCCTGGAGATTCGCTTCATGCCGGGTCTGCGAATCTTGGATTCCCAGCACTATCGGGGACGCTTCCAGCAGGACGACCAGCCGCCACCGACGTAA